The Petrocella atlantisensis genome has a window encoding:
- the rpmH gene encoding 50S ribosomal protein L34: MKRTYQPKKRQRSREHGFRKRMKNKSGRNVLARRRAKGRKQLSA; this comes from the coding sequence ATGAAAAGAACTTATCAGCCAAAAAAGAGACAGAGAAGTAGAGAACACGGTTTTAGAAAAAGAATGAAAAATAAGAGCGGTAGAAATGTTTTAGCTAGAAGAAGAGCTAAAGGCAGAAAGCAATTGTCAGCATAG
- the rnpA gene encoding ribonuclease P protein component → MSEKIIALKNKEFVKVYQTGNSKANKLLIMYVVKKNENGNRLGISVSKKVGNSVIRHRVKRLIKEAYRLNIKSFGLGYDIVIIARSTAKDKSYKEIESALIHLVKLNKILVL, encoded by the coding sequence ATGAGTGAAAAAATAATTGCATTAAAAAACAAAGAATTTGTAAAAGTTTATCAAACTGGAAATTCAAAAGCCAACAAACTTTTAATTATGTATGTGGTCAAGAAAAATGAAAATGGTAATAGACTTGGTATTTCTGTAAGCAAAAAAGTAGGCAATAGTGTGATTAGACATCGTGTTAAAAGACTTATAAAGGAAGCCTATAGATTGAATATAAAGTCTTTTGGCTTAGGTTATGATATTGTAATTATTGCAAGAAGTACAGCAAAAGATAAGAGCTATAAAGAAATTGAAAGTGCCTTGATACACTTGGTAAAATTAAATAAAATATTAGTACTTTAA
- the yidD gene encoding membrane protein insertion efficiency factor YidD: MKRIAISIVLFYRKFISPLTKSSCIYIPTCSMYALEALEKYGFFKGSYLSIKRILRCHPFAKGGFDPLK; this comes from the coding sequence ATGAAAAGAATTGCAATTAGTATCGTTCTTTTTTATAGAAAATTCATATCTCCTCTGACAAAATCCAGTTGTATATACATACCGACTTGTTCGATGTATGCTTTGGAGGCTCTTGAAAAATATGGGTTTTTTAAGGGAAGCTATTTGTCTATCAAAAGGATATTACGATGTCATCCTTTTGCAAAAGGTGGTTTTGATCCACTTAAATAA
- a CDS encoding YidC/Oxa1 family membrane protein insertase — MFLDHMVLLTQNTTFIIGPIAQLFGIIMDTIYNIFSNMGIKSLGISIIVFTLIVRTLMLPLAFKQQKSMQEMQKIQPELKKIQDKYKNKKDPESQQKFQMEMNQLYKEHGVSPFGGCLPVLVQFPIIIALFQVLRNLPAYIKSVGLIYEDIVRIVLPVEGSEGILTQWASEVMVKNFDITNVQMAIDVLAKFSSEQWTIFIDQFNSVAHLITPSLEKITEMYMFLGINLADKPNLMSIGVLLPLLNVVVQFMVMKSSTASASAEQNSTQKSMLYTMPLITAFFVSTMPAGLGLYWLASSIFQWAQQVVINSHLKDKEKK, encoded by the coding sequence ATGTTTTTAGATCACATGGTTTTACTCACTCAGAACACAACTTTTATAATTGGACCAATTGCTCAGTTATTCGGTATTATTATGGATACAATTTATAATATTTTCAGTAATATGGGTATTAAATCATTAGGTATTAGTATTATCGTATTTACATTGATTGTTAGAACCTTAATGTTACCTCTTGCATTTAAACAACAAAAATCCATGCAGGAAATGCAAAAAATTCAACCTGAATTAAAAAAAATTCAAGATAAATATAAAAACAAAAAAGACCCAGAGTCACAACAAAAATTTCAAATGGAAATGAACCAACTTTATAAAGAACATGGTGTAAGTCCTTTTGGTGGATGTTTACCTGTTTTGGTACAGTTTCCAATTATTATTGCTTTGTTTCAAGTACTTAGAAATCTTCCGGCTTATATTAAAAGTGTCGGTCTAATATATGAAGATATTGTACGTATTGTTTTACCTGTTGAAGGTTCAGAAGGTATTTTGACACAATGGGCCAGTGAAGTCATGGTTAAGAATTTTGATATTACGAACGTGCAAATGGCAATAGATGTGTTGGCAAAATTCAGTTCAGAACAATGGACAATTTTTATTGATCAATTTAACTCAGTAGCACATCTTATAACGCCTAGTTTAGAAAAAATCACAGAAATGTATATGTTCCTAGGAATTAATTTGGCAGACAAACCAAACTTGATGTCTATTGGCGTTTTACTACCATTATTAAATGTTGTGGTACAATTCATGGTTATGAAGTCAAGTACAGCATCGGCTTCAGCAGAACAAAACTCAACACAGAAATCCATGTTATATACTATGCCTCTTATTACGGCATTCTTCGTGTCAACAATGCCTGCTGGATTAGGTTTATATTGGTTGGCAAGTAGTATTTTCCAATGGGCACAGCAAGTGGTCATTAATAGTCATTTAAAGGATAAAGAGAAAAAATAG
- the jag gene encoding RNA-binding cell elongation regulator Jag/EloR, with amino-acid sequence MRYVEKQAKTVEDAITEALVEMGATSDQVTVEVIEKGPSGLMSIFSSKLAKVRVYKKINVEQVAYDFLEEVFQKMNIEVSIQVSLDEHNNMTIDLSGPSMGVLIGKRGQTLDSLQYLVSLVVNKEADSYMRVKLDTENYRDRRKETLETLAKNLAHKVKITKKKFILEPMNPYERRIIHSTLQNNKNVETHSEGDEPYRKVVITPSLKNAHKPKESVGPKTTHKRVAKKQ; translated from the coding sequence ATGAGGTATGTTGAAAAACAGGCAAAAACTGTAGAAGACGCTATAACAGAAGCACTGGTTGAAATGGGCGCTACGAGTGATCAAGTTACAGTAGAAGTTATTGAAAAAGGACCAAGCGGTTTAATGAGCATTTTTAGTAGTAAGCTAGCAAAAGTCCGAGTATATAAGAAAATTAATGTTGAACAAGTTGCCTATGATTTTTTAGAAGAAGTATTTCAAAAAATGAATATTGAGGTTAGTATTCAAGTGTCTTTGGATGAACATAACAATATGACTATTGATTTAAGTGGACCTAGTATGGGTGTTTTGATTGGTAAGAGAGGGCAAACACTTGACTCCTTGCAATATTTAGTCAGTTTGGTTGTTAACAAAGAAGCGGATAGCTATATGCGTGTTAAGTTAGATACTGAGAACTATAGGGATCGACGTAAAGAAACCTTGGAGACTCTAGCTAAGAACTTAGCACACAAAGTAAAAATTACTAAAAAGAAATTTATATTAGAACCTATGAATCCTTATGAGCGACGTATTATCCATTCAACATTACAAAATAATAAAAATGTTGAAACACATAGTGAAGGTGATGAACCTTATAGAAAAGTAGTTATAACACCATCATTGAAAAACGCACATAAGCCAAAAGAGTCTGTTGGGCCAAAAACCACGCATAAGAGAGTTGCAAAGAAGCAATGA
- the mnmE gene encoding tRNA uridine-5-carboxymethylaminomethyl(34) synthesis GTPase MnmE, whose amino-acid sequence MLTDTICSIATALSPSGIGIIRVSGDNSISIVNKIFKSVHKGLKLNQVKTHTIHYGHIIMPNTEEIIDEVMVSVMKGPHSFTREDVVEINCHGGIMVLENVLKLVLTMGARLSEPGEFTKRAFMNGRIDLSQAEAVIDIINSKTQLSLKSSVNQLNGQLSNKMDMIKNQLIHLIAHIEASIDYPEYDIEALNQDKVKLDIEKIIKDIYELMRTYDSGKLIREGISTAIIGKPNVGKSSLLNAMLKEERAIVTDIPGTTRDVLEEYMNIHGIPLKLVDTAGIRVTDDQIEKIGVQRSKSKLEEADLIIFVLDASRALDEEDLHIIELIKDREVICLFNKMDLDEKIDRKSIEGVLDHGYMIDISAKNVEGIDALEHAIKDMFYLGEIDVNNDLYITNVRHKNALEKALISLNEVLESINNKMPEDCWSIDLKNAYENIGIITGDTVNEDMIKEIFSRFCLGK is encoded by the coding sequence ATGTTGACGGATACCATTTGTTCCATAGCAACAGCTTTATCCCCGTCAGGAATTGGAATAATTCGTGTTAGTGGTGATAATAGTATATCAATCGTAAATAAAATTTTTAAATCTGTTCATAAAGGTTTGAAACTTAATCAAGTAAAGACGCATACCATTCATTATGGACATATTATAATGCCAAATACAGAAGAAATTATTGATGAAGTTATGGTATCTGTAATGAAGGGTCCACATAGCTTCACGCGTGAAGATGTTGTAGAAATCAATTGTCATGGTGGTATAATGGTGCTAGAGAATGTTTTAAAGCTTGTCTTAACCATGGGTGCTAGGCTTTCCGAACCAGGTGAATTTACAAAAAGGGCATTTATGAATGGTCGTATTGATTTATCCCAAGCTGAGGCAGTTATTGATATCATTAATTCTAAAACTCAATTATCATTAAAATCATCCGTTAATCAGCTTAATGGACAATTGAGCAATAAAATGGATATGATCAAGAATCAGTTAATTCATTTGATAGCACATATAGAGGCTTCCATCGATTACCCTGAGTATGATATTGAAGCACTTAATCAGGACAAAGTAAAATTGGATATTGAAAAAATTATCAAAGATATTTATGAATTAATGCGAACCTATGATAGTGGAAAACTCATTAGAGAAGGTATAAGTACAGCAATAATAGGTAAGCCGAATGTAGGTAAGTCATCTCTTCTTAATGCGATGTTGAAAGAGGAAAGGGCGATTGTAACAGATATTCCCGGAACAACAAGAGATGTGCTTGAAGAATATATGAATATTCATGGTATACCTTTAAAACTAGTAGATACTGCAGGTATAAGAGTTACAGATGATCAAATAGAAAAAATAGGTGTTCAAAGATCAAAGTCGAAGTTAGAGGAAGCCGACTTGATTATCTTCGTACTAGATGCTTCTAGAGCCTTAGATGAAGAAGATTTACACATTATTGAACTTATCAAAGATAGAGAAGTTATTTGCTTGTTTAATAAAATGGATTTGGATGAAAAAATTGATCGAAAGAGTATTGAGGGTGTATTAGATCATGGTTATATGATTGATATATCCGCTAAAAATGTTGAAGGAATTGATGCGCTAGAGCATGCCATTAAGGATATGTTTTATCTTGGTGAAATTGATGTGAATAATGATCTATACATCACAAATGTAAGGCACAAGAATGCACTAGAAAAAGCTTTAATTAGCTTAAATGAAGTTTTGGAGTCGATTAATAATAAGATGCCTGAGGATTGTTGGTCGATAGATCTAAAAAATGCCTATGAAAATATAGGTATTATTACAGGTGACACAGTTAATGAAGATATGATAAAAGAAATATTCAGTCGTTTTTGTTTGGGCAAATAG
- the mnmG gene encoding tRNA uridine-5-carboxymethylaminomethyl(34) synthesis enzyme MnmG, whose product MTGSNEVYEVIVVGGGHAGCEAALANARRGIKTILFAVNLDSIAMLPCNPSIGGTSKGHLVREIDALGGEMGKNIDKTYLQSRMLNTGKGPAVHSLRAQADKHKYASTMKRTLEQQENLHIRQSEVVDILIEDHEVKGVKTVSGTIYEGKAVIIATGTYLKAKCIYGEVEINSGPNGLQAANHLSDALKKHGISMYRFKTGTPARIDGNTIDFTKMEEQAGDLKVVPFSFENKASDIERKQIPCWLAYTNASTHDKIRENLSRSPLYSGVIEGTGPRYCPSIEDKVVRFADKDRHQVFLEPEGEDTSEMYVQGMSSSLPEDVQKAMLRTIPGMEKCQIMRTGYAIEYDCIDSLQLHPTLEFKEIKGLFSAGQFNGSSGYEEAAAQGLVAGINAGQRILNEEMIVISRSEGYIGVLIDDLVTKGTKEPYRMMTSRAEYRLLLRQDNADLRLTDIGYKVGLITELRYAKFCAKRRAIEQEVKRLKNTTVGVKPVVLSYLEERGSTPLKSGAVLGELLKRPEIDYISMAVIDAERVPLEEDVVEQVEITLKYEGYIKRQEQQVEQFKRLELKYIPESINYDEVYSLRIEAKQKLNMVKPISIGQASRISGVSPADISVLLVYLEQYKHKMGNDHEHK is encoded by the coding sequence ATGACAGGTAGTAATGAAGTATATGAAGTAATTGTCGTTGGCGGCGGACATGCTGGTTGTGAAGCTGCTTTGGCAAACGCAAGACGTGGTATAAAAACCATATTATTTGCAGTTAATTTAGATAGTATAGCTATGTTGCCGTGTAACCCTAGTATAGGTGGCACATCTAAAGGACATTTAGTAAGAGAAATCGATGCCTTGGGAGGTGAAATGGGTAAAAATATTGACAAGACTTATCTTCAATCGAGAATGCTAAATACCGGAAAAGGTCCTGCTGTACACTCTTTGAGAGCACAAGCAGATAAACATAAGTATGCCAGCACAATGAAAAGGACTTTGGAACAACAAGAGAATCTCCACATTCGACAGTCAGAAGTTGTGGATATTCTAATTGAAGATCACGAGGTCAAAGGTGTAAAAACAGTTTCAGGTACCATATATGAAGGTAAAGCAGTGATTATCGCTACTGGCACTTATCTTAAAGCAAAATGTATATATGGAGAAGTAGAAATCAATAGTGGTCCTAATGGCCTTCAAGCTGCTAACCATCTATCAGATGCACTTAAAAAACATGGTATTAGTATGTATAGATTTAAGACAGGTACGCCGGCTAGAATCGACGGTAATACCATTGATTTCACAAAGATGGAAGAGCAAGCCGGTGATTTAAAAGTGGTACCATTTTCATTTGAGAATAAAGCATCAGATATAGAAAGAAAACAAATCCCTTGTTGGCTTGCATATACTAATGCGTCCACCCATGATAAAATTAGAGAAAATTTAAGTAGGTCTCCATTGTACAGTGGGGTTATTGAGGGAACAGGACCTAGATATTGTCCATCAATTGAAGACAAAGTTGTAAGGTTTGCTGATAAAGATCGACATCAAGTGTTTCTCGAGCCAGAGGGCGAAGATACATCAGAAATGTACGTACAAGGTATGTCAAGTTCCTTACCGGAAGATGTACAAAAAGCAATGCTTAGAACCATACCTGGTATGGAAAAGTGTCAAATTATGAGAACCGGTTATGCCATTGAGTATGATTGTATTGATTCTTTGCAGCTTCATCCTACTTTAGAGTTTAAAGAAATAAAAGGTCTTTTCAGTGCCGGACAATTTAATGGCAGTTCGGGTTACGAAGAAGCTGCAGCTCAAGGATTGGTTGCAGGCATTAACGCTGGCCAACGCATATTGAATGAAGAAATGATAGTCATTAGTCGATCAGAAGGCTATATAGGTGTATTAATTGATGATCTTGTTACAAAAGGTACAAAAGAACCCTATAGAATGATGACGTCTAGAGCTGAGTATAGATTGCTTTTAAGACAAGATAATGCGGATTTGAGGTTGACAGATATTGGCTATAAAGTCGGGCTTATAACAGAATTACGTTACGCAAAATTTTGTGCAAAAAGAAGAGCAATAGAGCAAGAAGTAAAAAGATTAAAAAATACTACAGTAGGTGTAAAACCTGTCGTATTAAGCTATTTGGAAGAAAGAGGTAGTACACCTCTAAAATCAGGTGCAGTTTTAGGAGAATTACTAAAAAGACCGGAGATTGACTACATATCTATGGCAGTTATAGATGCTGAACGGGTACCTCTTGAAGAAGATGTGGTTGAGCAGGTTGAGATAACTCTAAAATACGAAGGATACATTAAACGACAAGAGCAACAAGTGGAACAGTTTAAAAGACTTGAACTCAAGTATATACCAGAATCCATCAATTATGACGAAGTCTATAGCCTTAGAATTGAAGCAAAACAAAAGCTAAATATGGTAAAACCGATATCTATCGGGCAGGCTTCTCGTATTTCCGGTGTATCACCTGCAGATATATCTGTACTACTGGTATATTTGGAACAATATAAACATAAGATGGGAAATGATCATGAACATAAATAA
- the rsmG gene encoding 16S rRNA (guanine(527)-N(7))-methyltransferase RsmG: MNINKITEKFKNIDIQLNERQAEQFSIYYKELCIWNDKINLTSILEEDAVLMKHFVDSLLSTKVIDYKDVKRLIDVGTGAGFPGIPIKIVYPHIEVVLLDALSKRVIFLDHVIEKLDLNGISAVHGRAEDLARTDLRESFDLCVSRAVSQLNVLCEYCLPFISNNGLFISYKGNKTIEELEQSKNAISILGGKVESVVDNIVLDASTNRGFVIIRKESITDVKYPRRAGKPLKRPL; the protein is encoded by the coding sequence ATGAACATAAATAAAATTACTGAAAAATTCAAGAATATTGACATACAATTGAACGAGCGACAGGCAGAACAGTTTTCTATTTATTATAAGGAACTTTGTATTTGGAACGATAAAATAAATTTAACGTCTATATTAGAAGAAGATGCAGTACTTATGAAACATTTTGTAGATAGCCTATTATCAACAAAAGTTATTGATTATAAGGATGTAAAACGACTGATTGATGTAGGTACAGGTGCTGGCTTTCCCGGTATTCCTATAAAAATTGTATACCCCCACATAGAAGTGGTTTTGCTCGATGCTCTAAGTAAACGTGTTATATTTTTAGATCATGTCATTGAAAAACTAGATCTTAATGGTATTTCTGCGGTTCATGGGCGAGCGGAAGACCTTGCAAGAACAGATTTACGTGAATCATTCGATCTTTGTGTATCAAGAGCAGTTAGTCAATTAAATGTTCTATGTGAGTATTGCTTACCTTTTATTTCTAATAATGGACTATTTATATCTTACAAGGGGAATAAGACCATAGAAGAACTAGAACAAAGTAAGAACGCCATCTCTATACTTGGTGGAAAAGTTGAGTCAGTCGTTGACAATATTGTATTGGATGCTTCTACTAATAGAGGCTTTGTCATCATTAGAAAAGAATCAATCACAGATGTAAAGTACCCAAGACGTGCAGGAAAGCCATTAAAGAGGCCATTATAA
- the noc gene encoding nucleoid occlusion protein has product MNPDLSYQVFQIPVEFISPNPNQPRYRFDDAMLTELAESIRLYGIMQPISVRLLEANQYELVAGERRLRAAKLLEMTTIPALIVNVTEKDSAILALIENLQRENLNFIEEAKGFAQLISNYGLKQQELANQLGKSQSTIANKLRLLNLSENVQNQLLNADLTERHGRVLLKLENEDDQLKLVERMINDKLNVSQSEKLVNKILVEQSLNNENISEKVVVKGYLKDIRLFTNTIKQAVEMVKHTGIDINYQIKQTEEAYEISIRIPMEDS; this is encoded by the coding sequence ATGAATCCCGATTTATCCTATCAAGTATTTCAGATACCAGTTGAGTTTATAAGTCCGAATCCAAACCAACCTAGATACAGATTCGATGATGCTATGTTGACTGAGTTGGCAGAGTCCATTAGACTTTATGGTATTATGCAACCAATTAGTGTAAGGTTGCTTGAAGCGAATCAATATGAACTTGTGGCTGGTGAAAGAAGACTAAGAGCCGCTAAGCTACTAGAAATGACAACTATTCCGGCATTAATCGTTAATGTTACAGAAAAAGATAGTGCCATATTGGCTTTAATAGAAAATTTGCAACGTGAGAATCTAAATTTTATTGAAGAAGCTAAAGGATTTGCTCAACTTATTTCTAATTATGGTCTAAAGCAGCAAGAACTTGCGAATCAATTAGGAAAAAGCCAATCAACAATAGCCAACAAGTTAAGATTGCTTAATCTTTCAGAAAACGTCCAAAATCAGTTATTAAACGCTGATTTGACAGAACGTCACGGAAGAGTATTATTAAAACTTGAAAATGAAGACGATCAATTAAAACTTGTAGAGCGTATGATTAATGATAAGTTGAATGTAAGTCAGAGCGAAAAGCTTGTTAATAAAATATTAGTAGAACAAAGTCTAAACAACGAAAACATTTCAGAAAAAGTCGTTGTAAAAGGTTATTTAAAAGATATTCGCTTATTTACCAACACCATAAAGCAAGCAGTGGAAATGGTAAAACATACAGGTATAGATATAAATTATCAAATCAAGCAGACTGAAGAGGCGTATGAAATTAGTATACGAATTCCTATGGAGGATAGTTAG
- a CDS encoding GNAT family N-acetyltransferase: MIEARYVFGKEALELCGSIRYEVFTEEQGVDVQHERDFYDHFAHHVVVMEGDIAVATGRLVFTNEIFLLGRIAVLKNHRGKNYGDLVVRMLIDRAFNIGAEEVEVHAQLSVQGFYESIGFIPIGEPFYEAGIEHIRMIIDQNSLQKSCQ; this comes from the coding sequence ATGATAGAGGCAAGATATGTATTTGGAAAGGAAGCTTTGGAACTCTGTGGTAGCATACGTTATGAAGTTTTTACAGAAGAACAAGGGGTTGACGTCCAGCACGAACGTGATTTTTATGATCATTTTGCGCATCATGTGGTTGTAATGGAGGGTGACATAGCAGTTGCAACAGGAAGATTAGTTTTTACAAATGAGATTTTTTTACTAGGACGAATAGCGGTTCTAAAAAATCATAGAGGGAAAAATTATGGTGATTTGGTAGTAAGAATGTTAATTGACCGTGCTTTTAATATCGGTGCAGAAGAAGTAGAAGTTCATGCACAATTATCTGTACAAGGATTTTATGAGAGTATTGGTTTTATACCTATAGGTGAACCATTTTATGAAGCAGGTATTGAGCATATAAGGATGATCATAGATCAAAATAGCCTTCAAAAGAGTTGCCAGTAA
- a CDS encoding alpha/beta fold hydrolase, whose amino-acid sequence MKKISQKLVLIGFATCLLFLYNRLIFSLSTIKEKLYHSRAHYYQWKFGKIFYTVQGRGSSLLLIHDTSADSSSYEYNKLIDTLAKNHRVYALDLIGYGKSDKPKITYTAYLFVQLLLDFRKNVIREKTSVLTSGRSNAYATMACLQNPEVFNSLIFINPGDFDDLSRNPKRKDKLNKFLIELPVIGTTFYNIMFSRLMIRRSLKNKFYNPIHLKLAYIDTFREAAHLSGSASKYTYASDLCHFNNVNIKEAISKINNNIFIIQGTRTNSDYEALINNYKSLNPAIESSTIDRSKNYPHLEKPESTLEVLMVYLH is encoded by the coding sequence TTGAAAAAAATTTCTCAGAAATTAGTACTTATAGGTTTTGCTACTTGCCTTTTATTCTTATATAACCGACTTATTTTCTCACTCTCTACTATAAAAGAAAAGCTATATCATAGTAGAGCACATTACTACCAATGGAAATTCGGTAAAATATTCTATACGGTTCAGGGAAGAGGTTCCAGCCTTCTTCTCATACATGATACTTCAGCTGATAGCTCTTCCTATGAGTATAATAAGCTTATCGATACCCTCGCAAAAAATCACCGCGTATATGCTCTTGATTTAATTGGTTATGGAAAATCTGATAAGCCCAAAATTACATATACTGCTTATCTTTTTGTTCAATTACTTCTTGATTTCAGAAAAAATGTTATTCGGGAAAAAACTTCCGTCTTAACAAGCGGAAGAAGTAATGCTTATGCAACAATGGCTTGCTTACAAAATCCAGAAGTCTTTAATAGTCTCATTTTTATTAATCCAGGTGATTTTGATGATCTCTCAAGAAATCCTAAACGTAAAGACAAGTTAAATAAGTTTTTAATTGAATTACCTGTTATTGGTACAACATTCTATAATATTATGTTTTCAAGGTTGATGATTCGACGAAGTCTAAAGAATAAGTTTTATAACCCCATTCATCTTAAATTAGCTTATATTGATACTTTTAGAGAAGCTGCTCATTTAAGTGGAAGTGCTTCTAAATATACCTATGCTTCTGATTTATGCCATTTTAATAACGTTAATATCAAAGAGGCGATATCAAAAATTAACAATAATATTTTTATAATTCAAGGTACACGCACCAATAGTGATTATGAAGCTCTCATCAACAACTATAAATCATTAAATCCTGCCATAGAGAGTTCCACTATTGATCGATCCAAAAATTACCCACATTTGGAAAAACCCGAATCAACTCTAGAAGTTCTTATGGTATATCTTCATTAA
- a CDS encoding sensor histidine kinase produces MYKKQFDQLDEIIDKTIDSIKDSVKEIKDISDYARQEYLELEEEFLRLKIEATDLIDRVDSLERKYRLSKSKLLMINKNFNMYSQEEMQQIYEATDKLRVDLAVEKEREMNLIKRRNELELHLKYVRKISEKAEKLSYNFDIAYSVLSGDLKKITEKIDDIQNKEIWGLKVIEAQEIERQRIARDMHDGPAQSLSNLIIKTELCIKLLDIDIDRTKLELQTLKMYIRGTIDETRRMIYNLRPMSIDDLGLIPTLERLIDKMSDDLGFTIEFNVVECEDYATEEIDPVVNLTLYRITQEALNNVLKYSKASRVCVDLTYEDSGIELEITDNGIGFEVGDMKLRLEDNKGFGMSMMRERANLLSSEFKIVSKSGKGTSIHIRVPLISKEERHE; encoded by the coding sequence ATGTATAAGAAACAGTTTGACCAGTTGGATGAAATCATTGATAAAACCATTGATTCTATTAAGGACAGTGTTAAAGAGATAAAAGATATCAGTGATTATGCAAGACAAGAGTATCTTGAGCTTGAAGAGGAATTCCTTCGACTAAAAATTGAGGCCACTGACCTTATTGATCGCGTTGATTCTTTGGAGAGGAAGTACAGGTTATCCAAATCCAAACTTTTAATGATTAATAAGAATTTTAATATGTACAGTCAAGAGGAGATGCAGCAAATATACGAAGCAACTGATAAGTTGAGGGTAGACTTAGCGGTTGAAAAAGAAAGAGAAATGAATCTGATAAAAAGAAGAAATGAACTCGAGTTGCATTTAAAATATGTACGAAAAATATCAGAAAAGGCGGAAAAACTTTCTTACAATTTTGATATAGCGTATAGCGTTCTTTCTGGTGATTTGAAAAAAATTACTGAAAAAATTGATGATATTCAAAATAAGGAGATTTGGGGCCTTAAAGTCATAGAAGCTCAAGAAATTGAGCGACAAAGAATAGCTCGAGATATGCACGATGGACCAGCCCAAAGTCTTTCTAATCTCATTATTAAGACAGAACTTTGCATTAAACTGTTGGATATTGATATAGACCGTACAAAATTAGAACTTCAGACTTTAAAGATGTATATTAGAGGTACCATTGATGAAACCAGACGAATGATTTATAATCTACGTCCGATGTCAATTGATGACCTTGGCTTAATACCAACTTTAGAACGTCTCATTGATAAAATGAGTGATGATCTAGGATTTACAATCGAGTTCAATGTAGTGGAATGTGAGGATTATGCAACTGAAGAAATTGATCCTGTTGTTAACTTAACGCTTTACCGCATTACACAAGAGGCACTTAATAATGTTTTGAAGTATTCAAAAGCTTCAAGAGTATGTGTGGACTTGACATATGAGGACAGTGGTATTGAACTAGAAATAACAGATAACGGCATTGGTTTTGAAGTTGGTGATATGAAGTTGCGACTTGAAGATAATAAAGGATTTGGTATGTCTATGATGCGAGAAAGAGCTAATCTTTTATCTAGTGAGTTTAAAATTGTATCAAAGTCAGGAAAAGGTACCTCAATACATATAAGAGTTCCCTTAATTAGTAAGGAGGAGAGACATGAGTAA
- a CDS encoding response regulator — protein MSKIRIMIADDHSMVREGLKQLVELEDDIIVVAQAGNGNETIEKIIEYNPDVVLLDINMPERNGLEVLTYLKQNDIVANIIILTIHNEVEYLYKAVEIGVKGYVLKDSESDVLIRAIRSVYEGETYIQPNMASLLFKKMNNDETGAVHNTRLTKREVEVLKLITEGLLNKEIAHRLCISEKTVKNHVSNIFKKIEVSDRTQAAVFAIKNAIVELF, from the coding sequence ATGAGTAAAATTAGAATAATGATAGCCGATGACCATTCTATGGTAAGAGAAGGCTTAAAACAATTAGTAGAGTTAGAAGATGATATTATTGTAGTTGCCCAAGCTGGAAATGGTAATGAGACAATAGAGAAAATTATTGAGTATAATCCAGACGTGGTGTTGTTAGATATTAACATGCCAGAACGTAACGGACTCGAGGTATTAACATACTTAAAGCAAAATGATATTGTTGCTAACATTATTATTTTGACAATCCATAATGAGGTTGAATACCTTTACAAAGCAGTTGAAATAGGTGTCAAAGGTTATGTTCTAAAAGATTCTGAGTCTGATGTTCTGATACGTGCTATTCGATCTGTTTATGAAGGTGAGACGTATATTCAACCTAATATGGCATCATTATTATTTAAGAAGATGAATAATGATGAAACGGGTGCGGTACACAATACAAGATTGACAAAAAGAGAAGTAGAAGTGCTCAAATTAATTACAGAAGGTTTACTTAATAAGGAAATTGCGCATAGACTTTGTATAAGTGAGAAAACAGTTAAGAATCATGTTTCTAATATTTTTAAGAAGATAGAAGTTTCCGATCGAACTCAAGCTGCAGTGTTTGCAATTAAGAATGCTATTGTGGAGTTGTTTTAG